Sequence from the Neomonachus schauinslandi chromosome 9, ASM220157v2, whole genome shotgun sequence genome:
CCCTGCAATGATGCCCTCAACACTGTTTCCTCTCTCAGTTGGAAGTAATTTGTTGATACGCGTTACACCTTACCTGGTAAGGCCATTGCTGTATCTACTTTTCATCCCATTCCCTCCAAAAATGAGTCAAAGACAGAGGAACAGGTGGGAACAAGTTTTCTTAGAAACTGTTATGGAGGaaccctccagccccctcccccacatcctttcctttcctgtctgATGTGATCGCAGATCAGAGGCCTCCAGCCTCAGCGACATCTGGGGATCAGAGCGCTCACCACACAGCTGGGGCCCCTTACTACTTTGATCCATGTCCGTGAGGTGGAGGGCAAATTCACCTCCTGGGAAAAATATGTGCAAGGCCCTGCAGGCCCAGGACAGGCTGACCTCATGGTGTTCTAAGCTGAATCTTTTGCCCATCTCACAGAAGCAGGCAGGAAGCACCACCATTGATCAGCTTTATATGGCACCCACTGAATACAACAGATAGACAAAGACAGACAGAGCACACACCACTTCTAAGCGGAACACTGCTCACCATCTAGAAGCACCTTGGATAAGCACATGTGAGACACTCTTGCATAGGAAAGATGTACTTTGTAAAGGAATGAAGAAGTATTTTGGCAAAACATCTACTTCCCTCCCAGGTCTTGGGTAAAGAGGGACCTCTAAATTCTGAAGCTTCTACATATTGGAAATGATCCCCTTCTCAATGGCAGTATATACAATAGCAAACCTTCCAAGTCTGTTGTCACAGCCCTCTACGTATATCCTGAATCTACTTTACAGGTAGGCAAACACAGACTTGGAGACAGTAGGTGGCCTGGAGCAAGGGGACACTGGGGCCGGCTCAAGGTGAGGGGAAACAGGAGGTGTCTCGGCTCAGCCAAAGGTAGGGCCTCTGTCTATCCGGGTTGGGAAGGGAAAGGCTGGGGTGGTTAAAactccctctttcttcctgtctGGGGAAGCAGTGTTTCCACGGGAAAAACAGTCAAGGACACTCCCACTGGCTAGTGAGCCCCTCAGGACGGCAAAGGCCAGGGCAGGCCAGAGCTCCTCCTGGCTTCAGGGATCTTCTCCGAGTTTGGGGATTGTGGGTTCCCTGCTTCCATAACTCTCTTTGTTGCCTGCATGGGAGCCTAGACCTTGAgtccttaattattttaaaaaggcgGAGGGGGGCGGCAATTTAAGAGGGAATGAGACACAGAACACTCTTTCCACAGCCTCCCTCTGCCTAGGCTGGGGCTTTTACGGGTCTCCTTCACCCTGTCTCCTAGGGATAATTAAAGGCAGCTTGTATGAGACTCTAgactgtcttttttgtttctcttgtggtttttttcttttgtttttctgtttcttccttttaatttatatagatatatttatattcttaaaaaagcAATAGTCCTTTGGTCCCTAAACTCTAAGGAATGATATGATTCTGAAAGAAGTAAATCTGGGCTTCCCTTGTGGAGAAGCCCTTGGCACCCCCAAGGCCCTCTGCTGGTTCCCCTAGACAGTCAATCCTCAGCCAGCCCCAGCTGCCTTGCCGGCCTGTGATCTAAGCCACAGGCACAGGACAACACACTAGATGAAAACAATCCCTAATGTGGCGCCGGCCTTGGGTCCGCTCCACCTCCCTCTGTGGCTGCTCGTTCAGGAAGGGCTGCTCAAGCATTTctgtgcttttcctttcctttcttctcactctTCAGTTTCTGTTGTTGGGTATTTGTTGataaggagagaggaaagagaaaattaaaggcAAAACTCACCCTGGAGGGCAAGACAAGAAGAGTGGCCTGCCCCAGCAGTGACATAGCAGATGAGTGGCTTGACCTCTACCTGAGGAGCAGGGGCAAGGCAGCAGCCTCGTCCACTGAAGTGACCTTGGGGCCTCCTGGGAAGATGACCCCgaccccacaccctccccaaagGGCTCCCTGGGGTAGCACCAGTGAGGCCGGACCACGTGGACCTCCGGAGACAGCAAATCTCTAGAAGGTGCAGGCAGCTGGTCCTGCCAGAAACTTAAGGGAGCTTGTCATCTCTCTCCCCATCACCCACCAGGAACCTGCAGATCCTGCTTCTTTAGCTTATTTGCTTGTCTCCTCATCTCCAGGTTCTCTGCCATCGGCCCAGCCCCTGCGTCTTCTCCCCTCTTTGCCTAAACTCCCCAATGGTTCCCTACCATcttcaggataaagtccaaactcacAATTCTTCCCAAGTTTTCTAGCCTCATTCtccacccccctgccctgccccccacgcGGGTTCTCTACCCCCACGGCCCCCTGAGGCCATCTCGGAAGGAGAACTAACTGGTTAGATCTTGCCGAAACTGTCTCTCCCAGACTGTGGGGGCAGGACGTTGTCAAATTTATCCCTATCCTAGGGCCGAAGGAGAAACACAAAGTCTCCAACTGGGGATTCCTCCTTAACTTCTGGCTCTTCTCTCACAGACTTTTTCAGAGGTGGGTGCTCCTAACATTTCAAAAGGGACATCAAAGCTGACAGGGCCTCCGTCACTCAGGCCCCATCTGCCTGGGATCCACCACGGACTTACCTTTCTGTGGCTGGTCAGTGAGAGAAGATCAGTAAGGCCGATTGGCATCCTTGGGCCTCTTTAGCTGGACCTTGAGCCTCTTCATGCCAATTTGAAAGCCATTCATGGCCTGAATAGCTGTCTGGGCACTGGTTGGATTGTCAAAGCTAACAAACCCTAGGGGGTGTGGACAGAGAGATCAGCTGGGAACTCTGCCTGGCAGGGCCTCCGTTCTCTCTGACCAGCcccctctgtccctgtcccctcagGCCAGTGCCAAACATACGCCCCTCCAACCTCCATTGTttgcacgtgcacacgcacacacaaacacacactcataCTTACGTAGGCAGATGGCCTAAGTTTCTTGAAGGACAGGAGGCAATTCTGaaagtgtgtgttgggggtggggagtgtgctGCTTGGGGGGGTTGCCTGTTTTTCCCTGGCAGGGgttgattctctccctctacagCTCCCATTCTGGTCCTCTAAACTGCAGCTGGGGGTTGGAGGGGATCTCTGGCCTCCGATCCATCTTCCTGTCCTTCTAGACTCTTAAGCCTGACCTGGCTGAGCATCTTCCAGACACCTGACTTTCCCAGGTGAACCTGAAATAGACTTGTTCCTGGGCTGGGCTTAGCCAAGTCACTGGTCTGTGCACCTGCTTTGTGCCATACACTCGGTTTCTGGGAGCCATTGACTTATGGACAGACAAGCTTAGGGTCTGCAGTGAATCTCAAAGTTAGGAGTGGGAGGGGTCCATGGATGGGGCTCAGCTCACCGAAACATTTGCTCTGGTTGGTGGCTCGGTCCACAAAGACTTTGGCAGAGACAACAGCTCCAAAGGGCAGGAATGTCTGTATGAGTTCTGCATCACCAAACTCCTGAGGCAGGTGATAGATGAAGAGGTTACAGCCTTCGGGGCCTGCAGGAACAGCAGCAGGCTGGCTCAGGGGAGGGACCCTGAGTCCAGCCCCACCAGGCCCTGATCTCCAGCCCCCTGTCCCTCACCTTCTCTTTGCTGCTGGGGCAGAGCTGAAGACTGCTGGGGAAAAGCTGTGCTCACGGGGGCATAGGCCGACGGGTAGGCTGCTGGAGACAGAGGTAGGAGTGGGCAGTGACCCCCAGAAGCCATCCCCCAAGCATTGCCCCATCTGCCTGGCCACCTTTGACCAATTCGGCCCAGTCCAAGTAACCCTCACCCCTTAGAGAGGTCGTTCTGGGCCCAGGGGTCGGGGGATAGGAGGGTCGGCTCCTCAGAAGAGAgcctaacccccccccccccagcaaatcTCCCTATTCCTTTCTGGGGCCCTGCAAACCCCCCAGGCCGCGTAGCGCCAAGTGAAACCTGCGTAGTGGTGCATCCCAGCGTAGGCCTGCTGCAGGGGGTCAGCCACgccagggctctgggctggggagagaggggcacgAGGCCCACGGTGAAGGCGGGCGGGCAGGGAGGTGGAGCGATGTTGTGAGAGGCAGCAGGGAAAGAGGAGTCCCTTCCCAAGGCCGTGGCCGCctcctccccgcccgcccccccccccccgctccccactCCATTTCGGGGAGATTTGGGCGGAGCGGAGGGCCCACCTGGGTAAGGGGAGAGCCCGTTATTGTAGAGAGTGTCAGAGCCCGGTTGCCCGTTGGTCTGGGGCGTCAGGGGGCCGAATCCATTGACCCCGATGGGCGCTGGCAGACCCGGAAGCGAGCCGGGGCCGCCGCCCGGCGGGGAGCTGGCTGCTGGAGGCAGAGGAGGTCGGAGAGTCAGGCCGCAGCCCTGCCCCGCGGGGTCCCAGCCGCCGCCCCGCCCCAGAGCGCAGTACCTGCGGCGGGCAATAGCGGCGCGGCTACCAGGCTGAAGGCCGCCACGTGCTGCATCTGGGCCGCCACTGCGGCCACCGGGCCTAGGCCCGGGCCCTGTGCCGCGGCCAGCAGGGCCGCCTGGTGCTGCAGGATCtttgggagggaagaagggcGGGTATGTAGGACCCAGAGGCGGGCAACTGCCCCGGCTCCCGACCTCGGGCCGCGCGTCCCTGTCCCCTGGGGCCGGGCACCTACCGCGGTGGTGTAGGCTCCGCACGCCCCCAGCGGCAGCGGTGCCGGGTGGAAGGCGCCCAGCTGGCCGGCCATCTGCTGCATCCGCCGCAGCGCGCGCTCCCGGTCCGTGTCCGCCAGCTTGACCACGAGGCTGGATGAGGCGCCCTGAGTAGGGCAGGGGAGGCCGCCGTGACCAGTCcagaccccagccctggccctaGGCCAAGCGCTTTGCCCATCAGGCCCTTTGCTGGGGCACCGATCGCACATGGGGAGGAGAAGCCCGTCCCCACCCCACTGGTCTCACCCTGGGCCCCGGGTGCCCGCCCTCACCGCCATGGTCCGGCTGCCATGCAGACTCTGGATAGCTGCCTGAGCTTCCCCCTGACTCCCGAACTTCACAAAGGCACAGCCTGGGGCAGAATAGAAGGATTGGGTGGCTCAGGCCACAGGGGCCAAAGGGTCATGAGGCCCAGAATGAGGCAGGAAATCCCAGGGTCAGCTCAAGTCACCTTTACTGGTGCCATCAGGGCTCCGCAAGACGGTGCACTCCTCGATATGGCCAAAGGGCTGGAACAGGCGCCTGACGTCCTCCTCaccctgctgcttccccagcaTCCCCACAAACAGCTTTCGGTCCTCTGGGGACAAATCCAGGAGTGATCTGGAGACCCTAAGTCCTCTTGGACTCCCCAGAGTAGCCAGAGGAGTTTAAGAAGGTAGCTCACCCCAGTCCAGCTCTGGGAAGAGGTATAGGGAGTGGGGCTACAAGGTTGGGTTTCTTTGAGGAGCAGGATGATCTACAGACAGATCTGGAGGAAAAGAACTCAACCCAGATACACCATGAAAACCTGGGTCCtgggaaaaaacaagaaagactgATTGCTGCTTTTGTGGAAAGTGACTCGGGTGATACCTTTGGTTGGGTACAGTCCTATATGCATCTTTTATATGTTTGAGctttcttttctgaaagtttGGGAAAGGCAATTGTGGACCATTTTAGCCCTATTCAGGGAGGGGGTCCTCAGAGAAGACCTTTGTATTCAGATTGGATTAGGAGAAAAGAAGCACACCCTTGCTAGTCAGGTTAATGGCAGTGACATCAATGCCCCTTCCTGCTCAAATCAAGGAGGGCTCTGGGCCAAAAAACAGCACAGAAAACAGTTGTCTCATCGTACTGCCTCATTCCCAGATGTTGAGCACTGGAATGATGAATCTCTAAGCCTAGCACCAAACTCAACTTGGGTGCCCCTCCCAAAGGCCTAAAGAGGGCAGGAAGCTTGGATTCCTGAGCCTCCAACATTAGCATTTTCCTCCCTACACTTGCTAAGCCCTTGACCCCTTTCCTTAACTCCCACTTCCACCACCTCATTTCCTCACTGAGCTTCCACGGCCCTCACAGGCCTACTGCCTCCTTTCTGCCTTCCCTTGTGCTCCTGCCCTGATCCTTCCCCAGGTGTTCACACTACAGAAGGACAAGTTCTGCCTGTAGACTTGGATGGCCACCTGAGAACAAGTCTGATCCCtccctgtgttccctcttcctctgggaaTGTGTTCCTTGGAGAAAGCTAGAGAGCTGGGGCTGTAAACCAGGGCTTAGCTGCACATCTAGCAAGTCAGGCCTCAGGAGCACCATCCAGGAACCCAGGGTAGAGGGGCCCAGGTCACAGGGCCTGCTGTCAAAGCCCCCCTCCTTTCTGCACCAACATAAATCTCTGAAATAGGATGTGGCTTCACGCAGGCAACATTAAGTGGGGAGATAAGGAGCGGGTGAGAATCTGGCTTCAGGTTTCACCTTCAGATCCTGGAGCCCAAGAAAACCCATCCTAAACTCCTTTACTCCTTGACAAGTTTGGCTAGGCCAGTGGGGATCCTTGGATCCTGAGTGCAAGGGAGACAAGGCTGGGGAGGGTCATAGACTGAAGCCTGGGtgtcaaagagaagaaagaatagacCGCCTGGAGTTAGCAGTGGAGGGACTTTCCGGTAGGGTTATGTGTATGTCCATATTTTACCTGGATGGTGTGGGGTTCAGCTTAGGCTGCTCAGGGACCCTAAAGTGTCTGTCAATGCTGTGTCTGTGTGGAGGATGGGGGCTGTGGTTAAATGGGACAGGCAGAATATGTTTCAGCAGAATCCTGCCCCCTCTCCAGAGGATTACTGCCCAGTGATCCCAAGGCGGAAGGGATGTGTAATGTACTTGTATTACAAGTACATTGTAATCCTAGAGGAAGTGCTGGAATCCTAGAGGAAGTGCCAACCTGATGTGGAGAGATTATAATTGGTGAGTGTGCTTCACTTCCGGGAGCGTTAGCCACAGAAGAGTGCTTTTGGAACAGATCATTGGTTTCCCAACTGTTTTAAAAAGCTGTGGAATCTGCTGTTCTAACAAAACTATTAGGATGAAGCTCAAAAATGAGAGACGAGTAGAACTGCTCTGACTGAAACCAgaaggtggggtgtgggggtggggctgaagtTCCTTTTGCTTCATCTTCTCCTAGTACCCCCTAAAGAGGGTTGCAAGGAAAGTCCTTTAAAAACCACTGACCTAAAAGATAGTGAATAGAGTTCCACATGGTATAGGAAGAGGGATCTTAGATCACCCTCTTCAGGAAAccaagaagataaagaaaaaattgcttGATCAGTCTGCTAGTGGCTTTGCCTTGACATTGGAAGACAGGCCCCATTTGGTCAAGGAATCAAAGGTCAGAAGACTGTGTCATTGTTCTGAGCTATGACACTAAAGCATGCCCATGTGTCTGTCAGAGGCCCAGGAGGGGCTAGAGAAGATCCTGTGGCCTCCAGAGTCCCAAGGCTTAAAGAGGGCTTCATAATACCCTAATTTATAGTGCAGCTGTGTCATTGGATAGGGTCTGCAAGATGGTGATGGCACCTAGGTAAGATATCCATGCCACAGGGACCAGCATCCAGGTAGCCCTAGGTAGGAAGAGAAATATCAAGACTGAGATGGAGACCCCAAGACAGGAAATAGGATTGTGTGGACAGTGGTCTGATCCTTTATCTGCCCTTCCTCTTGTTGGTCTTTCCTGTTGATGGTCGTTAGTTCAAGCTCATGCCACAGACCATGAAATTCTCTGATCCTTCTTTTCCAGTGCCAAGTCAAGAATTTTAATCTCCATGAGAAGTCACTGACCCTGTGGTCCTGGACTACTGGCCTATACAGAATTTGAAACTGAAATGAGGCTAGGTTAGAGGCTGGGCTCTATACTGCCTGTTTCACAGGTATCACCTTGAATGCTGGTATTCTCTTTGCCACTTTAAAGGGAGCTTGATGATGTTTGACAACAAGATGATCAAGGTCACAATGACCATGAGTTTCAGATGATCCCGAAATGGTGGGATAAGTTTCTCAGGAGACATGTCTAAGAGAAGTACAGACTAGACCTCCTAAGAGTAGCTCCCAAATATACAGCCCTGAAGGTTCTGAGGGCTGATCAGTGCCCCCAGAGAGAGATGATGATGGGATTTAGCCTAGGTAATTCAATTTCCTCTAGTTCAAACTCTACCAGTTTGGTAAAGAGAGGATTCTGTAAGAGGTGGGTCAGAAATTTCTGAATAAAATCATCCCCTGGGTGGTGGGTGGGTCCCCAGAAAGATGGAAATATCAAATAAGGAGGCTCAGTCTTCCTGGAGTGGAAGGAATTGGAAGATAGCATTAGTATGGAGTTGAGACATAGTTGGATAGAAACACAGTTGAATGGTATAACTGCATTCTCCTGTTGTCAACTAATGTGTACTCCTTGCTCttttaccaaatgcttttttGAACCCAAACCAAGTTGTTTGAGCCCCAGAGGCCCAGCTCCATAAAGCTGCCTTGTGCAACTGGTCATATAGGTCAGGGATTCTAATGCAGCAAATGATGGGATTGAGAGCCCAGAGTCAGAGTTAGTCCATTCCCTCTTCCTCAGGAAAGGCACCAAGATGCTGTTCAAGAAAGGAGGCTCTGCCTCAGGTTGGCTCAGAGGAATTCCTAAGGACCCCAAGTTTCTAGCTTCTAGGCCTCTCATACTCATTCACCTTCCTGTAGGTGGGATGTCATTATTGTAGGGACTGTGTAGGAACAAGGTTTCAGCATTGGGGTACCTACCACCAAATACATCCTAAAAATACTCATCTACCTTTCAGTCCAAATACCAACCCAGGAGATCCTGCTGGTGGCAGCATATGGAGCAAATAATCTTTGCCCTGATATTCTTAGTATGGACTCCAGCATAAGGAGCCAAGAAAGCCTGGGAAATTCAGTGAGGGCAAACAGAGTCTTCTGGCCTGATCTGATAAGCATCAAGAAGAGCTTAAATTCCAAAAAACCtcccaaccaaccaaccaaccaaacaaacaaaaacaaccttgtgagaactaataaacaaatccagcaaagttgcagaatacaaaatcaacaaacaaaatcGGTTGtgtaaaaatagataaactgaactacataaaaatttaaaacttctgtgcatcaaaggacacagagtgaaaagacaacctacagaatgggagaaaatatttgcaaatcatatatctgataagggggtAATATCCAGAATAAAGAGCTCCTAtgactcaaacaaacaaacaaacaaacaaaaaccccacaaataatc
This genomic interval carries:
- the CELF6 gene encoding CUGBP Elav-like family member 6 isoform X5, encoding MKDHDAIKLFVGQIPRGLDEQDLKPLFEEFGRIYELTVLKDRLTGLHKGCAFLTYCARDSALKAQSALHEQKTLPGMNRPIQVKPAASEGRGEDRKLFVGMLGKQQGEEDVRRLFQPFGHIEECTVLRSPDGTSKGCAFVKFGSQGEAQAAIQSLHGSRTMAGASSSLVVKLADTDRERALRRMQQMAGQLGAFHPAPLPLGACGAYTTAILQHQAALLAAAQGPGLGPVAAVAAQMQHVAAFSLVAAPLLPAAAQSPGVADPLQQAYAGMHHYAAAYPSAYAPVSTAFPQQSSALPQQQREGPEGCNLFIYHLPQEFGDAELIQTFLPFGAVVSAKVFVDRATNQSKCFGFVSFDNPTSAQTAIQAMNGFQIGMKRLKVQLKRPKDANRPY
- the CELF6 gene encoding CUGBP Elav-like family member 6 isoform X4; this translates as MKDHDAIKLFVGQIPRGLDEQDLKPLFEEFGRIYELTVLKDRLTGLHKGCAFLTYCARDSALKAQSALHEQKTLPGMNRPIQVKPAASEGRGEDRKLFVGMLGKQQGEEDVRRLFQPFGHIEECTVLRSPDGTSKGCAFVKFGSQGEAQAAIQSLHGSRTMAGASSSLVVKLADTDRERALRRMQQMAGQLGAFHPAPLPLGACGAYTTAILQHQAALLAAAQGPGLGPVAAVAAQMQHVAAFSLVAAPLLPAAGTASPPGGGPGSLPGLPAPIGVNGFGPLTPQTNGQPGSDTLYNNGLSPYPAQSPGVADPLQQAYAGMHHYAAYPSAYAPVSTAFPQQSSALPQQQREGPEGCNLFIYHLPQEFGDAELIQTFLPFGAVVSAKVFVDRATNQSKCFGFVSFDNPTSAQTAIQAMNGFQIGMKRLKVQLKRPKDANRPY
- the CELF6 gene encoding CUGBP Elav-like family member 6 isoform X3, with translation MKDHDAIKLFVGQIPRGLDEQDLKPLFEEFGRIYELTVLKDRLTGLHKGCAFLTYCARDSALKAQSALHEQKTLPGMNRPIQVKPAASEGRGEDRKLFVGMLGKQQGEEDVRRLFQPFGHIEECTVLRSPDGTSKGCAFVKFGSQGEAQAAIQSLHGSRTMAGASSSLVVKLADTDRERALRRMQQMAGQLGAFHPAPLPLGACGAYTTAILQHQAALLAAAQGPGLGPVAAVAAQMQHVAAFSLVAAPLLPAAGTASPPGGGPGSLPGLPAPIGVNGFGPLTPQTNGQPGSDTLYNNGLSPYPAQSPGVADPLQQAYAGMHHYAAAYPSAYAPVSTAFPQQSSALPQQQREGPEGCNLFIYHLPQEFGDAELIQTFLPFGAVVSAKVFVDRATNQSKCFGFVSFDNPTSAQTAIQAMNGFQIGMKRLKVQLKRPKDANRPY
- the CELF6 gene encoding CUGBP Elav-like family member 6 isoform X1; amino-acid sequence: MAAAPGGSAPPAGPGPRLGFSTADSGVGMSGLNPGPAVPMKDHDAIKLFVGQIPRGLDEQDLKPLFEEFGRIYELTVLKDRLTGLHKGCAFLTYCARDSALKAQSALHEQKTLPGMNRPIQVKPAASEGRGEDRKLFVGMLGKQQGEEDVRRLFQPFGHIEECTVLRSPDGTSKGCAFVKFGSQGEAQAAIQSLHGSRTMAGASSSLVVKLADTDRERALRRMQQMAGQLGAFHPAPLPLGACGAYTTAILQHQAALLAAAQGPGLGPVAAVAAQMQHVAAFSLVAAPLLPAAAASSPPGGGPGSLPGLPAPIGVNGFGPLTPQTNGQPGSDTLYNNGLSPYPAQSPGVADPLQQAYAGMHHYAAAYPSAYAPVSTAFPQQSSALPQQQREGPEGCNLFIYHLPQEFGDAELIQTFLPFGAVVSAKVFVDRATNQSKCFGFVSFDNPTSAQTAIQAMNGFQIGMKRLKVQLKRPKDANRPY
- the CELF6 gene encoding CUGBP Elav-like family member 6 isoform X2 — encoded protein: MAAAPGGSAPPAGPGPRLGFSTADSGVGMSGLNPGPAVPMKDHDAIKLFVGQIPRGLDEQDLKPLFEEFGRIYELTVLKDRLTGLHKGCAFLTYCARDSALKAQSALHEQKTLPGMNRPIQVKPAASEGRGEDRKLFVGMLGKQQGEEDVRRLFQPFGHIEECTVLRSPDGTSKGCAFVKFGSQGEAQAAIQSLHGSRTMAGASSSLVVKLADTDRERALRRMQQMAGQLGAFHPAPLPLGACGAYTTAILQHQAALLAAAQGPGLGPVAAVAAQMQHVAAFSLVAAPLLPAAAASSPPGGGPGSLPGLPAPIGVNGFGPLTPQTNGQPGSDTLYNNGLSPYPAQSPGVADPLQQAYAGMHHYAGPEGCNLFIYHLPQEFGDAELIQTFLPFGAVVSAKVFVDRATNQSKCFGFVSFDNPTSAQTAIQAMNGFQIGMKRLKVQLKRPKDANRPY